The genomic interval CCATTTCAATATCAATAAGGCCTAAATTAGCTGCAAAGTCTACTTCTTTTTGCAAACCAAACATTTGTGTATCTAAAACTTCTTCGTATAGTGGACATTGCGGCAACGTAAGATTGTCCATCTGTACTTTAATCAATTGTAGGATGCGGTCTGCATCTTTATTTAATTGGTCATATGCCGCGTTATTTATACTGTTCGTTTTAGCCATGACATACTCCCCCTATCATTTGTTGTCATATTAAAAATTTTAGCCTACTCGATACTAAATTGCAAGTAAATTTCAATCCATACATTCTAATCTGTGTTATCATATACTCAGATATGATAAAGGGGAGCGCTTAATAATGATACAAATCAAGGGTAACGTCAAATTTCCAATCACATTAGACAGTACAACTTGGATTTTTGATGATCGTAAAGTCAAAATTGAAGACTTAGAAAATGGTGTATTTGAGGGTACGAAACCAATCGAATTTCAAAATAACCGTGCATGGAATCGTGCAATTTTAGAAGGACAAACGAATCCTCCTACTTTAAACTCAGAAACAAAATACAAAAAACGTGCAATGATTGAAGATACTTTCGTCATTAACATGACACCTTTCTTTAAAAATGCGGAACCTAGTGAAAACGCTACAGCAATCCGCTTATCAAATGATGAAGATTCTATCGAAATTCCAATCAGTTTATTACCGTACCTGTTCTTTAAATTTGCAGATCATGGTAAAAGATTGTATGAAGACAGTGGTGTTGATAGTTTCATTTACATACCTGAAGAAGGTTACTCACATGAATTTAAACATGTGATATATATCGAGGTGGTATAATTTGAAAAAAGTACAGTGTATCATTTGTGATACCGAAGTACTCATTGATGAAAACACTTTAGAAGCAAAACAGCTAAAAAACAATCCTATTCGCACTTTTATGTGCGGGGAATGTAAAAGCCGTTTAGATGTGCCGAAACAACGTCACAATTTATATAAAGACAACAATGAATTTCACATCGAAGAATAAAGAAATGCCGGATACTTTGAGTTTCCGGCATTTCTAATTTAGGTAAAAACACTTAATATATTTTACAATTCAAAAAAGCTGTACAGCTCAACTCTTTCAAAAAGTTTTGCTGTACAGCTTTTTTAAATTTATTATTCGTCTTCTTGCATCATTTGTTTCACACGTTTCGCTTCTTTTTCACGTTGTGCTTTATTTAAGATTTTCTTTCTCAAACGAATATTTTCAGGTGTTACTTCTAACAATTCATCATCATCAATAAATTCTAACGCTTCTTCAAGTGTTAAAATACGTGGACGTTTCATTGTTTCAGTTTGGTCTTTTGTTGCTGAACGTACGTTGGTTTGGTTTTTAGTTTTTGTAATATTAACTGTTAAGTCATTATCACGGTTGTTTTCCCCAACAATCATACCTTCGTATACTTCAGTACCAGGTTCCATGAAGTTTGTACCGCGATCTTCTAAACCGATAATAGCGTATGCACTTGCTTTACCTTGGTCCATTGATACTAATACACCGTTACGACGGCCGCCGATGCGTCCTTTAATACGTGGACGGAATTCTTCGAAAGTATGGTTGATAATACCATAACCGCTTGTCATTGACATAAATTCAGTTGTGTAACCAATTAATCCACGTGCTGGCACCATAAAGATTAAACGTGTTAAACCGTTATCAGTTGTAACCATGTCTAACATTTCACCTTTACGTTGACCTAATGATTCAATAACTGCACCTGCATTTTCTTGAGGCACTTCACATTGTACACGTTCGAATGGTTCGCATAATTTACCATCAATTTCTTTTAAGATTACTTGCGGTTTAGATACTTGTAATTCATATCCTTCACGACGCATATTCTCGATTAAGATAGATAAGTGTAATTCACCACGACCAGCTACTGTCCAAGCATCTGGTGAATCTGTTGGTGTTACTTTCAATGATACGTCTGTTTCAAGTTGTTGATCTAAACGGTCTTGAATTTGACGTGCAGTTACGTATTGACCTTCACGACCCGCAAATGGTGAGTTATTAACACGGAAAGTCATTTCTAATGTCGGCTCATCAATACGTAATACTGGCAATGCTTCTTGGTTATCAAGCGGTGTAACAGTTTCACCTACGTTGATGTCTTCCATACCAGACACTGCAATTAAATCACCGGCATGCGCTTCTTGGATTTCTTCACGTTTCAATCCGAAGAAACCGAATAATTTAGTCACACGGAAGTTTTTAACACTGCCGTCGAGTTTCAATAACGATACTTGGTCGCCGACTTTAATTGTTCCTCTGAACACACGGCCAATACCGATACGTCCTAGATAGTCATTGTAATCTAATAACGCAACTTGGAATTGTAATGGTTCTTCTCTGTTATCTTTTGGTGCTGGGATTTCTTCAAGAATTGTTTCATATAATGATTGCATATTCTCATCTTGAGTTTCAGGGTCTAAGCTTGCTGTACCGTTTACCGCTGAAGCATAAACCACAGGGAATTCTAATTGTTCGTCGTTTGCTTCTAATTCGATAAATAAGTCTAACACTTCATCTACAACCGCTTCAGGACGTGCTGAAGGTTTGTCGATTTTATTTACAACGACAACTGGTTTTAAGTTTTGTTCTAACGCTTTTTTCAACACGAAACGTGTTTGAGGCATTGTACCTTCGTAGGCATCAACAACTAATACAACACCATCTACCATTTTCATAATACGTTCAACTTCGCCGCCGAAGTCAGCATGTCCTGGTGTATCTAAGATATTAATTCTAGTGCCTTTATAATCAACCGCAGTATTTTTCGCTAAAATTGTAATACCGCGTTCTCTTTCTAAATCATTTGAATCCATTGCACGTTCGTCAACGTGTTCATTCTCACGGAAAATACCAGATTGTTTTAATAATTCATCAACTAAAGTTGTTTTACCATGGTCAACGTGAGCGATGATAGCAATATTACGAACGTCATTTCTTAAATTTGTCATACTAAATTTCCTTTCTTGAGTAAATTCCCACTTCAATTTGCAACTTTTTTATTATATCATATTATTGAGCAAAGAATAATAAGGTGGGGTTTGAATGCAGAAAAAAAAATCACATGCGATTTTTTGGGTATACACTGTTCTAGCAGTTCTGTTCCTTTTACTGTTCAGTTTCAGTATTGCCGCTAAGAGTTTACCATTCTCAATCATTACATTTGTAATCATGATTGGTATCTTTGGCGCAGGATTTGCTACGAAAAAGAAATACCGAGAAAATGGCTGGTTATAACTCGTCATATTTGTAACAAAGGTATCCATTTATTGCAGTACCCTGCATAATGGAGATTACTCATAAATTTCAGTCAAAAGAAAAAGGTTGGGTTCATGCCATGCAGCAGATGAGCAGATTACTGCTCATTTGCCTAATGCATACATGGTCCCGACCTTTTTATTGTTTGTATCTTGCGTGCAGCGCTTCAAGTGTCTCTCTTTCTGAAAGCATGTGCTTATTCAAAATTTCTTCATGCACTGCTTTATTACCGACAAGTACAGAATGCGGTTGTGTCAGATCTAAAGGTTTTCCTAATAAATCTGAACCTACCCCGCCTACTTCATTTAAAATAATCAAACCGCCTGCAAAATCCCAAGGCTGTAATCTTGGCGTCATATATGCAGCGAGTTTGCCTCGCGCAACATTAACGATTTCTAAAGCTGCTGAACCGTATGCCCGTGCGGTTCTCGCATCATCTACTACCTTTTTGAATATAACACCTATTTGCGGCTTTGTTAACCAGTTTGGATTAATTCCAATTAAACTTTTCTTTAATTCACTGTCTGCAATCGGTTTCAATGGGTGTTCATTTACAAATGCACCCTCACCTGCTTTGGCATGATATAATTTGTCGTTCATAACATCATATACAAAACCAGCATAAGGTTTACCGTCATTATATATACCAATAGAGATTGCAAAATTTTCTTGCTGATGCACAAAATTCAATGTGCCGTCAATCGGATCAATCACCCATACGATGCCTTCAGGTTTTAATTCAGACATAGGCTTGCCATGTCCTTCTTCCCCTATCACCTGTGCATCTGGATAATTGTCGATGATATTATTATAGATAAAATCTTCTGTCGCTTTGTCGACATTTGTTACTAAGTCATTAGGATTAGATTTTGTTTCAATATCAATTTCTTCTTGCATCATTTTTCGAATATTGTTACCCGCTTCAATCACGAGTCCTTTTGCATAATCATATACTGCCACTTGCGAACACCCCTTTATTGATATTACGAACTACATCGTTACTAACATAACATTTTCACTTTCATACACATGAAATTATACCGTCCTCAATTGCATCTGCTCTGATTGGGTATTAAAACTATGCTACAATATCTTCAATACACCTACATAGGAGGTACATCATGTCTAAATACACATTTACTCAAAAAAACTTTAAAGTCTTTGAAGTGCCAGGGTTAGAAGGACGCATGTCAGCAATAGAATCAGAAATTCAACCTAAACTGGCGGCACTTGGTGAATATTTCACAGATTTCTTAAATACCCACACACCTGACGAATTCTATGCACATATTGCCAAACATGCGCGACGTACGGTTAATCCACCTAAAGATACTTGGGTCGCCTTTTCTACTAATAAACGCGGTTATAAAATGCTACCTCATTTTCAAATCGGCTTATATGAGGACCAAGTCTTTGTAATGTTCGGTGTGATGCATGAAGCGAAAAACAAAAACCATTATATTGAAGTTTTTGAAAAGCACTTTGATGAGATTGAAAACCTGCCGGATGATTATCGTATTTGTACAGATCACGTTAAAATGGAAAAACCACTTATCAAAGATCTTACGACCGATGAATTAAAAGAAGCATTGCACCGTGCACATCAGTTGAAAAAAGGCGAATTTTTCATTGCACGTACATTATCCCCTAAAGCGCCTGAACTTAAAACTGATAAAGCTTTTAAAAGTTATCTAGAAGATACTTTTGATCATTTACTTAAGTTTTATTCATAATAGCATATTTAAAAGCTTATAACTACACTCAGGATTATTTTAGCGCCTTTTCTGTGTTAACAGGCAAGGTGCTTTTTTATTTTGTGAAATTGTATCGCCCTCCGCTAAAAAAGCGTTCACATTAAATTTTTAGGTTGACCTAACTTTATTTTTACTTTATTATTGAACAATATTAGAAGTATTAGAAGCGGAGGTGACCTTCTTGAGCAAAAGACAGGTCAAATATGATACTGACAGCTTAGATGAAGTAAACAATTCTGTCAGCTTTAATTCCAACAGCAGTATTAAACAAAAGTTCTTGTCTTTCTTAGGACCAGGTTTACTTGTCGCTGTTGGCTATATGGACCCAGGGAACTGGATAACATCTATGCAAGGCGGCGCGAAATATGGATATATTTTATTATTTATAATCCTTATTTCAAGCTTATCTGCAATGCTCTTACAAAGTATGACGGTAAGATTAGGTATTGCTTCTGGTTATGATTTAGCACAAGTCACTAAGCATTACTTGAACAAACCATTAGGTTATGTATTCTGGATTATAGCTGAACTCGCAATTATCGCAACTGATATCGCTGAAGTCATCGGCAGCGCAATTGCACTTGACCTATTATTCGGAATCCCATTACTCGTCGGCGCAATTATTACTGTCTTAGATGTATTTATACTATTATTCATTATGAAATTCGGCTTTAGAAAAATCGAAGCCATTGTCGGTGCGCTTATTTTTACAGTATTGGCAATCTTTATTTTTGAAGTTTATATCGCTTCTCCAGATGTAAACCGTATTTTGAACGGATTTATACCAAGCAGTAAAATTATTACAGAGCACGGTGCGTTATATATTGCATTGGGTATTGTGGGTGCAACAATCATGCCGCATAACCTCTATTTACATTCATCAATTGTACAATCGCGAACTTATGACAGAAAAGATGAAGGCTCAAAAGCACAAGCAATCAAATACGCAACGATTGATTCAAATATTCAATTGAGTATTGCATTTATTATAAATTGTTTGTTGCTAGTATTAGGGGCTGCTTTGTTCTTTGGAGGCAATTCTGAAAGCTTAGGCGGATTCTACGACTTATACCATGCATTGAAGACACAACCTCTTTTAGGTGCTTCATTAGGTGGTCTGATGAGTACATTATTTGCTGTCGCTTTATTAGCTTCAGGACAAAACTCTACAATCACAGGGACTTTAGCAGGCCAAATTGTAATGGAAGGATTTATCAACTTAAAAATTCCTAACTGGTTGAATCGTTTAATTACACGTGCAATCGCAATAATACCTGTTATCGTATGTTTAATTATTTTCCATGGTAATGAAGCCATGATGGAACAATTACTTGTATTTTCTCAAGTGTTTTTAAGTATTGCGTTGCCGTTTTCATTAATACCATTACAACTTGCAACCAACAACTCAGACTTAATGGGACGCTTTAAAAATAAATTATGGATTAATATCGTATCTTGGACATTAATCGTCATACTTAGCGTTTTGAATATCCACTTAATTATTCAAACTTTCCAAGAGCTTTAATCTTAAAAAAGTAATCCTCGACTCTTAATTGAATCGAGGATTACTTTTTATTTAATCTTTCTTATCATCATTTAAATCATGACGGCTTGGCTTTTCGTCATCATTACGTCTACGTTGGCTTGTTAAATCATTGTTGCTGACATCTTCTTTTTTATCTTCATAGAATGTTTCTTCTCTTTCTTCAGAGAATTCAGTTCCATTCTTATCATAACCACGCGTCTCAGAATAGATACGTTTTTCTTCTGGACCTTGATTATCATTTTTTTGATGACTTTCATCATGCTTTTTGCCGCCTAAAATACCACTTTCCCGTCTTTCTCTTTCTTTGCGATTGTGTTCTGCATGTTCTGCTTCAGAAAAATGTTCAGGGTCTTCTAAGTTAGGATCTACTTTACCTTTTTTATGAGCTTCATCTAAATCATCATACTTACTTGTCGTAGCATCAAAATAACCATGTTCTCTATCATATTCTTGGTTTTCAAAATGTTTTTTCTTGCTTCTTCTTACAAATAACATAATACCTGCAATGAAGAATAAAATTGTTGCAATAAAGTTTGATAAGAATATGCCGGCAATTGCTGCGATAACAAGTAAAACACCGCCGAGAATACGGCTCTTCTTACTTAATACAATACCTACTGCAGCAATAATTGCTACAACAATCAATGCGACTGCTTCAAAAATCATTGATTGTTCTAAGTAAGTACCAGACATACTTGAATCGCCTTGTTTTAATAATATTTTAGATAAAGTACCTTTACCTAACGTTAAACCTATAAGGAATAACAATGTATAAAGTAAAGTTAGTCCTACACCAATCCAACCCAACACTCTCTCTAGTTTTCTATTCATGGAATTACCCTCCTGATTAGGCAAGATCGAGGTTGCTTGATTACGTTATACTCTCTATGCTAACCTCGGCCATTAAATTAAGGCCATTTGAACTGGTCTTATAATCGTAAATACCCTATCAAATAGTGTTTAAGCATGCATAGTTTCAAATTACAACTAATAATTTAATTAATTCCTTTAGGTTTCTTTAGGTTGATGAGGCTAAAAAATAACGGTTATGCCTCACCCTTAAAAAGGGTTGACATAACCGTTACTTATTTTCTATTTATTTTTCTTCTTTCGTTTCATCTGCTTTTTCTTCAATACTATCTTTAGTTGTATTGTCGTTTGATGGTTGTTCTGTTTCTTCAGGCTTGCTTTGGCTGAACGAGCGACGTTCTTCAAAATTCATACGACGCTGGTTCACAGCACTTGGTCGTTGTTTACGTAATGCTTTCGCACGTTTTTTACGTTCTTTCTTTTCACGTTTACGCGCTGCTTTTTCTTCAGGTGTTTCTCCTTTACGTGGTTCATTCACACGGTTTTGAACTTCTTCCGGCTCGTTGTTGCCTTCAATTTCATCAATACGTGCTTGTTCACGTTCATATTGATCCATTTCTTGCTGCTCTTTGACT from Staphylococcus condimenti carries:
- a CDS encoding Nramp family divalent metal transporter, producing MSKRQVKYDTDSLDEVNNSVSFNSNSSIKQKFLSFLGPGLLVAVGYMDPGNWITSMQGGAKYGYILLFIILISSLSAMLLQSMTVRLGIASGYDLAQVTKHYLNKPLGYVFWIIAELAIIATDIAEVIGSAIALDLLFGIPLLVGAIITVLDVFILLFIMKFGFRKIEAIVGALIFTVLAIFIFEVYIASPDVNRILNGFIPSSKIITEHGALYIALGIVGATIMPHNLYLHSSIVQSRTYDRKDEGSKAQAIKYATIDSNIQLSIAFIINCLLLVLGAALFFGGNSESLGGFYDLYHALKTQPLLGASLGGLMSTLFAVALLASGQNSTITGTLAGQIVMEGFINLKIPNWLNRLITRAIAIIPVIVCLIIFHGNEAMMEQLLVFSQVFLSIALPFSLIPLQLATNNSDLMGRFKNKLWINIVSWTLIVILSVLNIHLIIQTFQEL
- a CDS encoding inositol monophosphatase family protein, yielding MAVYDYAKGLVIEAGNNIRKMMQEEIDIETKSNPNDLVTNVDKATEDFIYNNIIDNYPDAQVIGEEGHGKPMSELKPEGIVWVIDPIDGTLNFVHQQENFAISIGIYNDGKPYAGFVYDVMNDKLYHAKAGEGAFVNEHPLKPIADSELKKSLIGINPNWLTKPQIGVIFKKVVDDARTARAYGSAALEIVNVARGKLAAYMTPRLQPWDFAGGLIILNEVGGVGSDLLGKPLDLTQPHSVLVGNKAVHEEILNKHMLSERETLEALHARYKQ
- a CDS encoding YktB family protein — encoded protein: MSKYTFTQKNFKVFEVPGLEGRMSAIESEIQPKLAALGEYFTDFLNTHTPDEFYAHIAKHARRTVNPPKDTWVAFSTNKRGYKMLPHFQIGLYEDQVFVMFGVMHEAKNKNHYIEVFEKHFDEIENLPDDYRICTDHVKMEKPLIKDLTTDELKEALHRAHQLKKGEFFIARTLSPKAPELKTDKAFKSYLEDTFDHLLKFYS
- a CDS encoding DUF4064 domain-containing protein, translated to MNRKLERVLGWIGVGLTLLYTLLFLIGLTLGKGTLSKILLKQGDSSMSGTYLEQSMIFEAVALIVVAIIAAVGIVLSKKSRILGGVLLVIAAIAGIFLSNFIATILFFIAGIMLFVRRSKKKHFENQEYDREHGYFDATTSKYDDLDEAHKKGKVDPNLEDPEHFSEAEHAEHNRKERERRESGILGGKKHDESHQKNDNQGPEEKRIYSETRGYDKNGTEFSEEREETFYEDKKEDVSNNDLTSQRRRNDDEKPSRHDLNDDKKD
- a CDS encoding DUF2197 domain-containing protein; this encodes MKKVQCIICDTEVLIDENTLEAKQLKNNPIRTFMCGECKSRLDVPKQRHNLYKDNNEFHIEE
- a CDS encoding DUF5325 family protein, with the translated sequence MQKKKSHAIFWVYTVLAVLFLLLFSFSIAAKSLPFSIITFVIMIGIFGAGFATKKKYRENGWL
- a CDS encoding YlaN family protein yields the protein MAKTNSINNAAYDQLNKDADRILQLIKVQMDNLTLPQCPLYEEVLDTQMFGLQKEVDFAANLGLIDIEMGKEIMLRLEKELSKLHEAFTNV
- the typA gene encoding translational GTPase TypA, with product MTNLRNDVRNIAIIAHVDHGKTTLVDELLKQSGIFRENEHVDERAMDSNDLERERGITILAKNTAVDYKGTRINILDTPGHADFGGEVERIMKMVDGVVLVVDAYEGTMPQTRFVLKKALEQNLKPVVVVNKIDKPSARPEAVVDEVLDLFIELEANDEQLEFPVVYASAVNGTASLDPETQDENMQSLYETILEEIPAPKDNREEPLQFQVALLDYNDYLGRIGIGRVFRGTIKVGDQVSLLKLDGSVKNFRVTKLFGFFGLKREEIQEAHAGDLIAVSGMEDINVGETVTPLDNQEALPVLRIDEPTLEMTFRVNNSPFAGREGQYVTARQIQDRLDQQLETDVSLKVTPTDSPDAWTVAGRGELHLSILIENMRREGYELQVSKPQVILKEIDGKLCEPFERVQCEVPQENAGAVIESLGQRKGEMLDMVTTDNGLTRLIFMVPARGLIGYTTEFMSMTSGYGIINHTFEEFRPRIKGRIGGRRNGVLVSMDQGKASAYAIIGLEDRGTNFMEPGTEVYEGMIVGENNRDNDLTVNITKTKNQTNVRSATKDQTETMKRPRILTLEEALEFIDDDELLEVTPENIRLRKKILNKAQREKEAKRVKQMMQEDE